Proteins encoded in a region of the Lycorma delicatula isolate Av1 chromosome 6, ASM4794821v1, whole genome shotgun sequence genome:
- the LOC142326930 gene encoding uncharacterized protein LOC142326930 yields MEKAFDREQWKKLFEILKAKRIDWKDRKRLIRELYLKQNAAVKINENLINWLEFVRGGRQGWSLSPTLFILYVEEMLKEILYSQKGVSVGGRNINCVRFSNDLLIIEMKEYGMKINVRKTKVMKVNEREHMDVVTAKGKIEQLK; encoded by the coding sequence ATGGAGAAGGCTTTTGACAGAGAACAGTggaaaaagttatttgaaattctGAAAGCAAAGAGAATTGATTGGAAGGATAGGAAGAGACTAATCAGAGAATTGTATTTGAAACAAAATGcagctgtgaaaataaatgagaatcttATAAATTGGTTAGAATTTGTCAGAGGAGGGAGGCAAGGCTGGAGTTTATCACCAACACTGTTCATACTTTATGTTGaggaaatgttgaaagaaatattgtATAGTCAAAAAGGAGTAAGTGTAggtggaagaaatataaattgtgtcaGATTTTCTAATGATCTACTGATTATAGAGATGAaggaatatggaatgaaaataaatgtaagaaaaacaaaagtaatgaaagtgAATGAGAGGGAACATATGGATGTTGTAACAGcaaaaggaaaaattgaacaattaaaatGA